One part of the Salinivirga cyanobacteriivorans genome encodes these proteins:
- the atpF gene encoding F0F1 ATP synthase subunit B produces MEIIMPEAGLFFWTIVAFLIVWYVLRRFAWKPILKILRERDQSIDEALHSADKAREEMKEMEARNNELVKEAKLERENLLREARDTQDKIISEARESAKKEASQMIEKARKEISAERESAFAEMKNEIVNYSVEIAEKVLRKEFDNKNTQKEVAERYINDIKTN; encoded by the coding sequence ATGGAAATTATAATGCCTGAAGCAGGTCTGTTTTTTTGGACAATTGTCGCATTCCTTATTGTATGGTATGTTTTGCGACGTTTTGCCTGGAAGCCTATTTTGAAAATACTTCGTGAACGCGATCAGTCTATTGACGAGGCGCTTCATTCTGCTGATAAGGCCCGCGAGGAAATGAAGGAGATGGAAGCCAGGAACAACGAATTAGTTAAAGAGGCTAAGCTGGAAAGAGAAAACCTTCTCAGAGAAGCGCGTGATACTCAGGATAAGATTATTTCTGAGGCGCGTGAAAGTGCTAAAAAAGAGGCCTCCCAGATGATTGAAAAAGCCCGTAAAGAAATTTCTGCCGAACGGGAATCGGCCTTTGCAGAAATGAAAAATGAAATTGTTAATTATTCTGTAGAAATTGCAGAAAAGGTTCTAAGGAAAGAGTTCGATAATAAAAATACGCAAAAAGAAGTGGCAGAACGTTATATAAATGATATTAAAACCAACTAA
- the atpE gene encoding ATP synthase F0 subunit C, producing MVSLSVLLAASAGLAKFGAAIGASIAVIGAAFGIGQIGGKAMESIARQPEAANDIRSNMIVSAALIEGVAFFAIAVSFLILFV from the coding sequence ATGGTATCATTATCAGTATTACTTGCAGCAAGCGCAGGACTCGCCAAATTCGGTGCCGCTATCGGAGCCAGTATTGCGGTTATTGGCGCAGCCTTCGGAATTGGCCAAATCGGAGGTAAAGCAATGGAATCTATTGCACGCCAGCCCGAAGCAGCCAACGACATTCGTTCAAATATGATTGTCTCTGCGGCACTTATTGAGGGTGTTGCTTTTTTTGCCATTGCTGTGAGTTTCCTTATCCTTTTTGTATAA
- the atpB gene encoding F0F1 ATP synthase subunit A, whose protein sequence is MRAFLISLFTVFFVFASIAADDKHKVSEEKELDVKEVIVGHIVNDYSWHILTTPEGQHVSIPLPVILYSKRSGFHVFMSSKFHHGHASYKNFKIAEKGANAGKIVEFDEQGNIYESGLIDLSITKVIVGVFVTVIFLLIVFLRAAKIAQKNPNSAPRGLLSFVEPLIVFIRDEIAEATIGKKKDQFLPYLLTIFFFIFFTNLFGLIPIPPFGANVTGNISVTASLALMTFSVTTIKGNRNYWNHIFNTPGVPWWLKVPIPLMPFVELIGVFTKPIVLAIRLFANITAGHIVLLAFITLIFIFGSIAPAIGFIVSPVSMLFAVFMMMLEILVAFIQAFVFTLLSAIYFGMAVEEHHS, encoded by the coding sequence ATGCGTGCATTTCTTATATCTCTTTTTACGGTGTTTTTTGTTTTTGCATCTATTGCCGCAGACGATAAACACAAGGTTTCTGAAGAAAAAGAACTGGATGTTAAAGAGGTTATTGTTGGACATATCGTAAACGATTATAGCTGGCATATTCTGACCACACCAGAAGGGCAACATGTTTCAATACCCTTGCCGGTAATTTTGTATAGTAAAAGAAGTGGTTTTCATGTGTTTATGTCCAGTAAATTTCATCATGGTCATGCTTCTTACAAGAATTTTAAAATTGCTGAAAAAGGGGCAAATGCAGGAAAGATTGTTGAGTTTGATGAACAGGGTAATATTTACGAAAGCGGATTAATCGATTTATCAATTACAAAAGTAATAGTTGGTGTTTTTGTTACTGTAATATTTTTACTGATTGTATTTTTAAGGGCCGCTAAAATAGCTCAAAAAAATCCTAATTCAGCCCCACGCGGTCTATTGTCGTTTGTAGAACCCCTGATTGTTTTTATCAGAGACGAAATTGCCGAAGCTACAATTGGCAAAAAGAAAGATCAGTTTTTACCTTACCTCCTTACAATTTTTTTCTTCATTTTTTTTACCAATCTTTTTGGACTTATCCCGATTCCCCCGTTTGGTGCCAATGTAACTGGGAATATTTCCGTTACAGCCTCCTTAGCTTTGATGACATTCAGTGTAACCACCATAAAAGGAAACCGGAATTACTGGAATCATATTTTCAATACCCCTGGTGTACCCTGGTGGCTTAAAGTACCCATACCATTGATGCCTTTTGTGGAGCTTATTGGTGTCTTTACAAAACCAATCGTACTTGCTATACGTTTATTTGCTAATATTACAGCCGGGCATATTGTATTACTTGCATTTATTACATTAATATTTATTTTTGGATCGATAGCTCCTGCAATAGGATTTATTGTTTCGCCAGTATCGATGTTGTTTGCGGTATTCATGATGATGCTCGAAATATTGGTTGCTTTTATTCAGGCTTTTGTCTTTACGCTTCTTTCAGCTATCTATTTCGGAATGGCGGTGGAAGAACATCATTCATAA
- a CDS encoding DUF262 domain-containing protein has product MRDTNIKIVTDWTLPTLLEKLEKGEIKIPRFQRDYTWERPKVVLLLNSIYLQYPIGTFFLWIAPEKYKNFIHTTEDLQIPQNNTDGNTQFILDGQQRILSLYMAMKGLNNNSGNYAQICFNPAAETFRVPRRKNEKYAFPAWKIFDEPAFNEIAEKLKSDSKRIYDSWINIREILMNYPVSVVKTLNYELDEVVEIFERINQGGKRLTSFDLVHATTWSTDFDLKEKIEEVNSIQKIEKAGGLTEKVFTHALALNAFDDCRSSYQLKLNPELAKNLWHKTQNAISRAIDLLHDMRITTGLGAYQIHIIILQYYFFRTDHTSMPEDARKKVEKWFWDARFSKRFSKSTYTTIKDDAQWIIALAGE; this is encoded by the coding sequence ATGAGGGACACCAATATTAAAATTGTAACCGACTGGACATTACCAACCCTGTTAGAAAAGCTGGAAAAAGGCGAAATAAAAATTCCACGTTTTCAGCGCGACTATACATGGGAACGCCCTAAGGTAGTACTTTTACTAAATAGCATTTATTTACAATATCCAATTGGTACTTTTTTCTTATGGATTGCTCCGGAGAAATACAAAAATTTTATTCATACCACCGAAGATTTGCAAATACCCCAAAACAATACAGACGGCAATACGCAATTCATTTTAGATGGCCAGCAAAGAATACTATCGTTGTATATGGCTATGAAGGGTTTAAACAATAATAGCGGGAATTATGCACAAATCTGTTTTAATCCGGCAGCCGAAACATTCCGTGTACCGCGTCGCAAAAACGAAAAATATGCTTTCCCGGCCTGGAAAATATTCGACGAACCTGCTTTTAATGAAATAGCGGAAAAACTTAAATCTGACTCAAAAAGAATTTATGACAGCTGGATCAATATCAGAGAGATATTGATGAATTATCCGGTAAGTGTTGTAAAAACCCTCAATTACGAGCTCGATGAAGTGGTTGAAATTTTTGAGCGCATCAACCAGGGTGGCAAACGACTCACGTCATTTGATTTGGTACACGCCACAACCTGGTCCACCGATTTTGATTTGAAAGAAAAGATTGAGGAGGTTAATAGCATTCAAAAGATTGAAAAAGCCGGCGGTCTCACAGAAAAAGTATTTACCCATGCCCTCGCTCTTAATGCTTTTGATGACTGTCGAAGTTCTTACCAGTTAAAATTAAACCCGGAGTTGGCCAAAAACCTGTGGCACAAAACCCAAAACGCCATAAGCCGGGCAATAGACCTATTACATGATATGCGTATCACAACCGGTCTGGGCGCCTATCAAATACATATCATAATTTTACAATATTACTTTTTTAGAACAGACCACACCTCAATGCCGGAAGATGCCCGCAAAAAAGTTGAAAAATGGTTTTGGGACGCACGTTTTAGCAAACGTTTCAGTAAAAGCACTTATACAACAATAAAAGACGATGCGCAATGGATCATCGCTCTGGCCGGTGAATAA